The genomic interval GACGGACGCACCGTCGAGGTCAATCTCGGCCCGCTCTGCCGACAGCACCACAACGCCAAGACACACGGTCGGTGGCAGCTGCGCTACGACCCGGTCGCGCGGACCAAGACCTGGCGGAGTCCGCTCGGAAAGACCTACGTCACAGGGACTGACCCACCGCTGGCCTGAGCGTCTGGGCGAGCAGATGGCCGGCGGCTGGTCCTGCTCGCCATGACAGGTTCGATGCGCGGTCTGCGGCACGCATGTCCGCCGCATGCGGCGAGCCCTTCCGCCGCACCCGAGTGAGACGCTGCCGTCATGGACTCCGCGGACCTCGTCGCACGGCTGCGCGCGGCGGGCTGCGTCTTCGCGGAGGAGGAGGCGCGGGTGCTCCAGGACACCGCAGCCGACGACGCCCAGCTGCAGATCCTGGCCGGCCGCCGGGTCGCCGGTGAGCCCCTCGAGCACGTCCTGGGCTGGGCGGAGTTCTGCGGTTTGCGGATCCACGTCGACCCGGGGGTGTTCCGGCCGCGGGCGCGCACGGAGTTCCTGGTGGAGCACGCCGCCACTCTGGTCCGACCTGTTCTTCCGCCAACCTCGGGCCGGCCAGGGACCCGCGCTCCTGTCGTGGTCGACCTGTGCTGCGGCAGCGGCGCGCTGGGGGTGGCGCTGGCGGCGATGCTGGGCCGCGTCGAGCTGCACGCGGCGGACGTCGACCCGGTGGCGATCGCCTGCGCCCGTCGCAACGTCGAGCCGGTCGGCGGCCAGGTGCATCTCGGTGACCTCTTCGCGGCTTTGCCGGCCGACCTGCGCGGCCGGATGGACGTCCTGCTGGCCAACGTCCCCTACGTGCCGACGGGTGACCTGGGGCTGCTGCCGGCGGAGGCGCGGCTGCACGAACCGGTCGGGACGCTCGACGGCGGGCCGGACGGGCTCGAGGTGCTCCGCCGGGTCGCTGCGGACGCGCCTCGCTGGCTGGCGCCGAACGGCCACCTGCTCACCGAGGCGAGCAGCGGGCAGGCGCAGGCAGCGACCGAGGTGCTGTCGTCAGCGGGGCTGGTCGCCCTGGTGGTGACCTCCGAGGAGCACGACGCCACGGTGGTCGTGGGCACCGCCCGGGCGTGACGTCGTGCACCCTGCCCGGACGAGCGGCGCAGGGGCGCCGCGGCGGCGGCCCGCGCGGTGCGTGGCAGGCTGCCGGGCATGAGCGACGACTGGCCCACGGCTTCCGAGCTGGCCGCCGAGGAGGACGAGCTGCAGCTGGACGGCTTCGACGAGGACCTGGCGTGGGTCCTGGGGGTCGCCCTGGTCGAGGAGGCCCGCCGGCGTCACGCCCGCGTGGTCGTCGACATCGAGCGGGCCGGCCGCCGACTGTTCCATGCTGCGCTGCCCGGAACGGCTGCGGACAACGACGAGTGGATCCGGCGCAAGGGCAACGTGGTGCGCCGCTTCGGCCACAGCTCGCTGCACGTCGGTCAGCTCTGCCGGGACCAGGGCACCACCATCGAGGAGAAGTACGCCGTGCCGACCGCCGACTACGCCGCTCACGGCGGAGCCTTCCCGCTGCTGGTCCGCGGCGTCGGCCCGATCGGCGTGGTCGCGGTGTCCGGCCTCCCCCAGCTCGAGGACCACGCCCTGCTGGTGTCAGTGCTGCGCAGTCATCTCGCCAGCGCCGGCAGGTGGTAGCCGACTCACGAGCAGGCAGCCGGACCCGCGAGCAGCAGCCGGAGGCGCGAACAGGCAGCCCGACCCACGAGCAGGTAGCCAGGCCGGCCGGGAGCGAAAGGGTCAGACGTAGCGCTCGAGGATCGAGGACTCGGCGAGTCGGGAGAGGCCTTCGCGGATCGACCGGGCCCGCGACTCGCCGACACCCTCGACCGTCTGCAGGTCGTCGATGCTGGCGGCGAGCAGCTTCTGCAGGCTGCCGAAGTGCTCGACCAGCCGGTCGACCACCGTGCCGGGCAGGCGCGGGACCCGGGCGAGCAGCCGGTAGCCGCGCGGGGAGACGGCGGCGTCGAGGCCTTCGCCGCCGGCGTAGCCGAGCGCCCTGGCCACCGCGGCCAGGTCCAGCAGCTCGAGCGAGTCCAGCAGGTCGAGGTCGCTCATCACGTCGGCGACCGTCCGGGAACGCCGCCCGGTCGGTGTCGGCAGGTAGTCGCGAGCGATCAGCTCCCGGTCCGGCTCGACCCCCGCGATCAGCTCGTCGAGCTGCAGGGTCAGGAGGCGCCCGTCGGTGCCGAGCTCGACGACGTACGACTCGATCTCGCCGGCGATGCGCCGCACCATCTCGAGACGCTGGGCCACCGCCGACACGTCGCGCACGGTGACGAGGTCCTCGATCTCGAGGGCGGACAGCGTGCCGGAGACCTCGTCGAGGCGCAGCTTGTAGCGCTCGAGCGTCGCCAGCGCCTGGTTGGCGCGGGACAGGATCTGCGGAGACGCCTCGAGGACGTAGCGCTGGCCGGCGACGTAGATCGCGATGATGCTCATCGACTGGCTGACCGAGATGACCGGCAGGTCTGTCTGCTTGTTGACCCGGTCGGCGGTGCGGTGCCGGGTGCCGGACTCGTCGGTCGGGATGGCCGAGTCGGGCACCATCTGGACCGCCGCGCGCACGATGCGGGTGCAGTCGCGGTCGACCACGATCGCCCCGTCCATCTTGGCCAGCTCGCGCAGGCGGGTGGAGCTGAACTCCACGTCCAGCACGAAGCCGCCGGTGCACAGGGTCTCGACGACCTTGTCGTAGCCCAGGACGATCAGGGCGCCCGTCCCGCCGCGCAGGATGCGCTCCAGGCCGTCGCGCAGCGCGGTGCCAGGTGCCACCGCCGCGAGCGTCGCGCGCAGCGGGTCGTCGAACCGTTCGGTGCCTGCCACCTCACCGCTCCCGCTCGTCAGCCGTGACCGCGGGCGAGTCTATCCGTGCCGGGGCGTCGATCGGTGGACGCTGAGGGGTCACGAGAGGATCACGACTCAGTGGGCTCGTCGGTTCCCGAACGGGATCACCTCCGCCCCGGGGAAGGCCACCCGCAG from Actinomycetes bacterium carries:
- a CDS encoding heme-degrading domain-containing protein — translated: MSDDWPTASELAAEEDELQLDGFDEDLAWVLGVALVEEARRRHARVVVDIERAGRRLFHAALPGTAADNDEWIRRKGNVVRRFGHSSLHVGQLCRDQGTTIEEKYAVPTADYAAHGGAFPLLVRGVGPIGVVAVSGLPQLEDHALLVSVLRSHLASAGRW
- the disA gene encoding DNA integrity scanning diadenylate cyclase DisA, with translation MTSGSGEVAGTERFDDPLRATLAAVAPGTALRDGLERILRGGTGALIVLGYDKVVETLCTGGFVLDVEFSSTRLRELAKMDGAIVVDRDCTRIVRAAVQMVPDSAIPTDESGTRHRTADRVNKQTDLPVISVSQSMSIIAIYVAGQRYVLEASPQILSRANQALATLERYKLRLDEVSGTLSALEIEDLVTVRDVSAVAQRLEMVRRIAGEIESYVVELGTDGRLLTLQLDELIAGVEPDRELIARDYLPTPTGRRSRTVADVMSDLDLLDSLELLDLAAVARALGYAGGEGLDAAVSPRGYRLLARVPRLPGTVVDRLVEHFGSLQKLLAASIDDLQTVEGVGESRARSIREGLSRLAESSILERYV
- a CDS encoding putative protein N(5)-glutamine methyltransferase — protein: MDSADLVARLRAAGCVFAEEEARVLQDTAADDAQLQILAGRRVAGEPLEHVLGWAEFCGLRIHVDPGVFRPRARTEFLVEHAATLVRPVLPPTSGRPGTRAPVVVDLCCGSGALGVALAAMLGRVELHAADVDPVAIACARRNVEPVGGQVHLGDLFAALPADLRGRMDVLLANVPYVPTGDLGLLPAEARLHEPVGTLDGGPDGLEVLRRVAADAPRWLAPNGHLLTEASSGQAQAATEVLSSAGLVALVVTSEEHDATVVVGTARA